One window of Metopolophium dirhodum isolate CAU chromosome 3, ASM1992520v1, whole genome shotgun sequence genomic DNA carries:
- the LOC132941981 gene encoding zinc finger MYM-type protein 1-like isoform X1, with product MSNKRKITSYFDATCCTSKRSVSADEQISKITNIVTENQVVDLVTVDLNVHDIGSYINSTLTDADRYLILKDVWIPPATFPFPLLDCNAKRGLKFKHHWLNAYKWLAYSEKYQGAFCKYCVVFSTNGGIGGQKLGTLVLEAFTNYKKAIEVFKKHANLEYHKTALLKSDNFLNVYLNKSSSIINRIDSERMKQIEENRKRLIPIIECVMLCGQQEIALRGHRDYGPICFSSESNENEGNFRAILKYKAKDIDYMKTYLETGSKNKYISNRTQNEIIETCGDIILKKIVQIVNKSGFFSVLVDETTDVSVKEQLTLCVRYLSGSGENVSMNESFLKFIEVQSLTGENLATVILNGLNACGIDCNNMVGQGYDGASNMSGHLKGVQTIIRETYPKALYVHCVAHSLNLAVSKASNILPIRNCLGVVEKIYCFFNSPKRQNVLLNTIEESDLDPKVKSLKRLCATRWVQRYEAVNDFIELFKFVVVSLETISSWKDTSATDATILIKALDSEFLVSLQVVNILFSYSLPLCKLLQSKGIDLKEAIDLAGDNVTILKNLRSNINTEFNQMFKKAQKMAEFLDFDIKIKRINKRQIYRDNSIIRNDGSTPDSEEYFRVSICVPYIDFFISQLEERFLAHRSIFKGFQCLFSNDFELEGFEELVNFYLSTDIETVKAELNLWKTKLSRIGKSPRTGLDAIKFCRRELFPNVFDLLQIFCTLPVSTATPERMFSCLKRLKTYLRNSMVESRLNGLATMAVHRGVINITSNEVLDELAKKNKKIDLLI from the exons atgtcTAATAAAAGGAAAATTACTAGTTATTTTGATGCAACTTGCTGTACTTCTAAACGCTCGGTGTCGGCAGATGAACAAATAAGTAAGATCACTAATATCGTTACAGAAAATCAAGTTGTGGACTTagtg ACTGTTGATTTAAACGTTCATGACATTGGATCCTACATTAATAGTACCTTGACCGATGCTGATAGATATTTG ATTCTTAAAGATGTGTGGATACCACCAGCTACATTTCCATTTCCATTACTTGATTGTAATGCCAAAAGAGGCTTAAAATTCAAACACCATTGGCTCAATGCTTATAAATGGCTGGCCTATTCTGAAAAATACCAAGGTGCTTTTTGCAAATACTGTGTTGTTTTCTCAACAAATGGTGGTATTGGTGGTCAAAAATTAGGAACCCTTGTATTGGAGGCTTTTACTAACTACAAAAAAGCTATAgaa GTGTTTAAGAAACATGCAAATTTGGAATACCATAAAACTGCATTACTGAAATCTgataactttttaaatgtttatttaaataagagtTCTTCGATTATAAACCGTATTGATAGTGAAag aatgaaacaaattgaagaaaatcgaaagcGTTTAATTCCAATCATTGAATGTGTGATGTTATGCGGCCAACAGGAAATAGCTTTAAGAGGTCATAGAGATTATGGTCCTATTTGTTTCagta GTGAATCAAATGAAAACGAAGGAAACTTTCGTGCTATCTTGAAATATAAAGCTAAAGATATAGATTACATGAAAACCTATTTAGAAACAGGctctaaaaacaaatatattagtaatcgAACTCAAAATGAGATAATTGAAACATGtggagatattattttaaaaaaaattgttcaaattgtcaataaatccggttttttttctgtcttaGTCGATGAGACAACAGATGTTTCGGTAAAAGAGCAACTCACCTTATGTGTCAGATATTTAAGTGGATCTGGAGAAAATGTGTCTATGAATGAgagctttttaaaatttattgaagtACAAAGTCTAACAGGAGAAAATCTGGCTACAGTTATTCTTaatg gtttGAATGCTTGTGGAATTGActgtaataatatggtaggaCAAGGTTATGATGGAGCGAGCAATATGTCAGGACATTTAAAAGGTGTTCAAACTATTATTAGGGAGACATACCCTAAAGCATTGTATGTGCATTGTGTGGCTCATAGCTTAAATTTAGCTGTATCTAAAGCTAGTAATATTCTACCAATTAGAAATTGCTTGGGCGttgtagaaaaaatatactGCTTTTTTAATTCTCCTAAACGCCAAAATGTGcttttaaatacaattgaagAAAGTGATCTAGACCCAAAAGTAAAAAGCTTAAAGCGGTTATGCGCAACAAGATGGGTTCAGAGGTATGAAGCTGTAAATGATTTTATAGAGCTTTTTAAGTTTGTAGTGGTGTCCTTGGAAACCATTTCTAGTTGGAAAGATACTAGTGCTACAGATgctactattttaattaaagcGCTTGATTCTGAATTTTTGGTGTCACTTCAAGtagtaaat atattattttcttatagttTACCATTGTGTAAATTACTACAAAGTAAAGGCATTGACTTAAAGGAAGCTATAGATCTTGCAGGTGATAATGTTACAATACTTAAAAACTTAAGGAGTAATATTAATACAGAGTTTAATCAAATGTTCAAAAAAGCACAG aaAATGGCTGAATTCTTGGATttcgatattaaaattaaacgaatTAACAAGAGACAGATATATAGAGATAATTCTATCATAAGAAATGATGGTTCTACGCCTGATTCTGAGGAGTATTTTCGAGTATCCATATGTGTCCCTTATATTGACTTCTTTATAAGTCAATTGGAAGAAAGGTTTTTGGCTCACCGTAGTATTTTTAAAG gttttcaatgtttattttcaaatgattttgAATTAGAAGGTTTTGAGGAATTAGTAAATTTTTACCTTTCTACTGATATTGAAACTGTGAAAGCGGAATTGAATTTATGGAAAACAAAACTTTCACGCATAGGAAAATCTCCAAGAACAGGACTTGATGCTATAAAGTTCTGTAGACGTGAATTATTTCCTAATGTGTttgatttattacaaatattttgtacacttcCGGTATCAACCGCAACACCAGAGAGAATGTTTTCATGCCTTAAACggttgaaaacatatttaagaaATAGTATGGTAGAG agTCGTCTCAATGGCTTGGCCACTATGGCTGTTCATCGTGGGGTTATAAACATTACATCCAACGAAGTACTGGAtgaattagcaaaaaaaaacaaaaaaatagatttactaatataa
- the LOC132941981 gene encoding 52 kDa repressor of the inhibitor of the protein kinase-like isoform X2, producing the protein MSNKRKITSYFDATCCTSKRSVSADEQISKITNIVTENQVVDLVTVDLNVHDIGSYINSTLTDADRYLILKDVWIPPATFPFPLLDCNAKRGLKFKHHWLNAYKWLAYSEKYQGAFCKYCVVFSTNGGIGGQKLGTLVLEAFTNYKKAIEVFKKHANLEYHKTALLKSDNFLNVYLNKSSSIINRIDSERMKQIEENRKRLIPIIECVMLCGQQEIALRGHRDYGPICFSIDETTDVSVKEQLTLCVRYLSGSGENVSMNESFLKFIEVQSLTGENLATVILNGLNACGIDCNNMVGQGYDGASNMSGHLKGVQTIIRETYPKALYVHCVAHSLNLAVSKASNILPIRNCLGVVEKIYCFFNSPKRQNVLLNTIEESDLDPKVKSLKRLCATRWVQRYEAVNDFIELFKFVVVSLETISSWKDTSATDATILIKALDSEFLVSLQVVNILFSYSLPLCKLLQSKGIDLKEAIDLAGDNVTILKNLRSNINTEFNQMFKKAQKMAEFLDFDIKIKRINKRQIYRDNSIIRNDGSTPDSEEYFRVSICVPYIDFFISQLEERFLAHRSIFKGFQCLFSNDFELEGFEELVNFYLSTDIETVKAELNLWKTKLSRIGKSPRTGLDAIKFCRRELFPNVFDLLQIFCTLPVSTATPERMFSCLKRLKTYLRNSMVESRLNGLATMAVHRGVINITSNEVLDELAKKNKKIDLLI; encoded by the exons atgtcTAATAAAAGGAAAATTACTAGTTATTTTGATGCAACTTGCTGTACTTCTAAACGCTCGGTGTCGGCAGATGAACAAATAAGTAAGATCACTAATATCGTTACAGAAAATCAAGTTGTGGACTTagtg ACTGTTGATTTAAACGTTCATGACATTGGATCCTACATTAATAGTACCTTGACCGATGCTGATAGATATTTG ATTCTTAAAGATGTGTGGATACCACCAGCTACATTTCCATTTCCATTACTTGATTGTAATGCCAAAAGAGGCTTAAAATTCAAACACCATTGGCTCAATGCTTATAAATGGCTGGCCTATTCTGAAAAATACCAAGGTGCTTTTTGCAAATACTGTGTTGTTTTCTCAACAAATGGTGGTATTGGTGGTCAAAAATTAGGAACCCTTGTATTGGAGGCTTTTACTAACTACAAAAAAGCTATAgaa GTGTTTAAGAAACATGCAAATTTGGAATACCATAAAACTGCATTACTGAAATCTgataactttttaaatgtttatttaaataagagtTCTTCGATTATAAACCGTATTGATAGTGAAag aatgaaacaaattgaagaaaatcgaaagcGTTTAATTCCAATCATTGAATGTGTGATGTTATGCGGCCAACAGGAAATAGCTTTAAGAGGTCATAGAGATTATGGTCCTATTTGTTTCagta TCGATGAGACAACAGATGTTTCGGTAAAAGAGCAACTCACCTTATGTGTCAGATATTTAAGTGGATCTGGAGAAAATGTGTCTATGAATGAgagctttttaaaatttattgaagtACAAAGTCTAACAGGAGAAAATCTGGCTACAGTTATTCTTaatg gtttGAATGCTTGTGGAATTGActgtaataatatggtaggaCAAGGTTATGATGGAGCGAGCAATATGTCAGGACATTTAAAAGGTGTTCAAACTATTATTAGGGAGACATACCCTAAAGCATTGTATGTGCATTGTGTGGCTCATAGCTTAAATTTAGCTGTATCTAAAGCTAGTAATATTCTACCAATTAGAAATTGCTTGGGCGttgtagaaaaaatatactGCTTTTTTAATTCTCCTAAACGCCAAAATGTGcttttaaatacaattgaagAAAGTGATCTAGACCCAAAAGTAAAAAGCTTAAAGCGGTTATGCGCAACAAGATGGGTTCAGAGGTATGAAGCTGTAAATGATTTTATAGAGCTTTTTAAGTTTGTAGTGGTGTCCTTGGAAACCATTTCTAGTTGGAAAGATACTAGTGCTACAGATgctactattttaattaaagcGCTTGATTCTGAATTTTTGGTGTCACTTCAAGtagtaaat atattattttcttatagttTACCATTGTGTAAATTACTACAAAGTAAAGGCATTGACTTAAAGGAAGCTATAGATCTTGCAGGTGATAATGTTACAATACTTAAAAACTTAAGGAGTAATATTAATACAGAGTTTAATCAAATGTTCAAAAAAGCACAG aaAATGGCTGAATTCTTGGATttcgatattaaaattaaacgaatTAACAAGAGACAGATATATAGAGATAATTCTATCATAAGAAATGATGGTTCTACGCCTGATTCTGAGGAGTATTTTCGAGTATCCATATGTGTCCCTTATATTGACTTCTTTATAAGTCAATTGGAAGAAAGGTTTTTGGCTCACCGTAGTATTTTTAAAG gttttcaatgtttattttcaaatgattttgAATTAGAAGGTTTTGAGGAATTAGTAAATTTTTACCTTTCTACTGATATTGAAACTGTGAAAGCGGAATTGAATTTATGGAAAACAAAACTTTCACGCATAGGAAAATCTCCAAGAACAGGACTTGATGCTATAAAGTTCTGTAGACGTGAATTATTTCCTAATGTGTttgatttattacaaatattttgtacacttcCGGTATCAACCGCAACACCAGAGAGAATGTTTTCATGCCTTAAACggttgaaaacatatttaagaaATAGTATGGTAGAG agTCGTCTCAATGGCTTGGCCACTATGGCTGTTCATCGTGGGGTTATAAACATTACATCCAACGAAGTACTGGAtgaattagcaaaaaaaaacaaaaaaatagatttactaatataa